In Anaeromusa acidaminophila DSM 3853, the DNA window TGTCGATGATGAAGCGCCCATTTGCGATGAAATTGAGTACTTGTTAAAACAGTATGTGGATATGGAAATCTCCGCTAAATTTTCTCGTGCTCCCGACGCTTTGGCATATTTAGTGGAGCATAGTATCGATATTTTGTTTCTCGACATTCAAATGCCAGGCCTTAGCGGTTTAGAGCTGGCGCAAAAACTCAAGCAATTGTCGCAGCCGCCGCTGATCGTTTTTGTAACGGCTTTTGCCGAGCATGCGTTGGAGGCCTTTTCCACTTCGGCTGTTGGTTATTTGACCAAGCCGATCGAAGAAGATCGTTTAGACGAGGTCTTGCGTAAAATTCGTTCCTTTGCTTTGCGGGGCAACGGCGAAGCGCAGCCGGCATTGTGCCGGATTTGCGTGTTGGAAAAAGGTAATATTGTGCCTTTGGCTCCTAAGGACATTGTTTTTGTGCAGGTTAACGAGAAAGACGTTTTTGTGCATACTGCGGAAAATAAGCACTTGTGTCCGTTGAGTCTGAAAGAGGTGGAAGAATTGCTGGAGAAGCAGTCTTTCATGCGGGTGCACCGCCAGTATTTGGTGAATTTGGCGGAGATCCGCGAAATCGTTCCTTGGTTTCACAGTTCTTTTATGTTGCGCATGAAAAACGGGCATGAAGTTCCTGTAAGCCGTAATAAAGCGAAAGCGCTGAAACAAACGCTTGGGTTCTAAGGGAGCTGCTGGTTCGTTCGTACACACGCCAGGACAATTCTTTTTTCGCCTAGCTGTGTCAGGGCAACCTTGAAATAGCGGTGCTATTCCTGCAGTCGCCCTTTCTTGCTAGGCTAAAAAATCTTTTGTTCTGGCGATGAACTCATTAAACCAGCAGCTCCCCCGTGAATCGTAAAATTATAAAAAAGCGATAGTCCTCCGTTGTATCCTCCGGTCACTCTGATTCTCTTGTTCAAAATATAGGGTTTCCTCATGATTTGCGCATACTTTCTTCATCAGTTCTTCACAATTGTTGGTTATTCTTAAAGCAAGGAACAACAAAAGAACTGAGGAGGAAGTAACAATGAGCATGACCCATTATATGGAGCTGCTGGCGGCCAGCCAGCCTTGGAATCTAATTATTTACATGGTAATCCCGGTGGCCTTGGCGGAAGCCTTGGTGGCCATGGAGTTTGTGCTGCTCTTTAGTCAGCGTTACGAAGGAACGCTGCGTCAGGTGCACAAAATAGCCGGTATTGTGCTGGGCGTGTACTTTTTCGGGATTATGGCGCAGTTGGGAACGCAGGTGCTGCCGAATTTAGCCTGGAGAGGACCGGCTGATGTTTTGGCCGTAGGTTCGTATCTATTAGCCGGGGTGCCGCTGGTAGCCATCGCTTTATTGGAGCTGGGAGTTTGGGGCGGTCAAGCGTCGGCAAGGGAAAAAATGAAGTACCATTTTCTACTGCTGACGGCGTTTCTGATTATCACTCATGTGGCCATGGTCTTCGGCATGGTGGACCCAACCATTATGGGCTGGCAGCCGCAGCTGGACGGCGGGATGATGCAGCACGGACAGCATCATGGACAATAAAGACTGATTTTACGCAGAATTAAGAGGGCAGAGGAAACGAAGAGAAATAAAGGCTCTCTTTGCTTTCTCTGTTTTTCGAATTTCAAAACCATCTGCCCAACCCTCCATTTACTCCTTCTACTCTTGTTAAATATGCTATTTTGGAAAGGAGAGCGAAGACATTGCGGGTATTGCTGGTAGACGACGACCAAAAGCTCCTAGAGCTGTTAAGCGCTTATTTTTTAAAGAACGGCTTTGCTGTTTTGGAAGCGACAAATGGTCCGGAGGCCCTAGAGCTGGCTCTGCGAGAGGCGCCGGATCTCATTGTATTGGATTTAATGCTGCCCGGTCTCGATGGCTGGGAAGTATGCCGGAGTTTGCGCAAAACCAGTGATGTGCCTATCTTAATGCTGACGGCCCGGGATGAAGAAGCGGATCGTTTAATTGGCCTGGAACTGGGGGCGGATGACTATGTGACAAAACCGTTCAGTCCCCGGGAAGTGGTGGCCCGGGCCAAGGCGATTTTACGGCGCAGCCGCCGGGAAATGCCGACGGAAAATGAACTGCGCCAAGGGCCTTTGGTGATGTTGACGGAGCAGCATCGAGCCTTGCTGCATGGCAAAGAGCTGGAACTGACGCCGACGGAGTATAAACTGCTGGAAACGCTGGCTTCTAGACCTGGGCGGGTTTTTTCTAGACTGCAGCTGGTGGAGCAGGTACAGGGCTATGCTTTTGAAGGCTACGAGCGGACCGTAGACGCTCATGTGAAAAATTTGCGGCGCAAGCTGGGGGAAGAGCAGCAGCTGGTGCAAACTGTATATGGCGTAGGTTATAAATGGAGCAGTGAAACGGAATGAACAGTATTCGTTACCGGATTGCCGGGCTGGTTTTTTTATCCATCACCGTAACCGTTGTGATTCTGGTTTTTTTAGCTAACTACCAAATGATGCTGCATTTTGAGACGTACCTGTCTATGCAGGGCTTGCATGGCGGCGGGCAGGAGGAAGCCTATCTCAACAATATCCATGATTCGCTGTTTTGGGTGGGAGCGGTCATGGTATTTTTCGGTTTAGGTTTTAGCTTTTTTTTAGCGAAAGGTATTACCGAGCCGTTGCGGCGTTTAGGAAAGGCAGCGGAAGGTATTGCTGACGGCCGTTACGGAGAAACGGTGCCTGTAGAGCAAAAAGATGAAATAGGACAGTTGGCGGAGACTTTTAACCATATGTCCTTGTCCTTGAAGGAAGCGGTTCAATTGCGGCAGCGCTTTTTGGCTGACGTCGCTCATGAACTGCGTACGCCTTTGGCAGTCATTCAGGGAAACTTGGAAGGCATGCTGGACGGCATTGTACCAACAGATGAAAAAACCTTATCTTCTTTGCGGGAAGAGGCGCTGCATTTGAACCGCTTGATTCAAGACTTGCGGGAGCTATCTTTAGCGGAGACCGGGCAGCTTCCTTTAGTAAAAGAAGAGGTGAAGCTTCACGTGCTTGCGGCCCGAGCGGCAGGCATGCTGCAGCCTCTAGCCGAGGAAAAGCAGGTAGTCTTGCAGGCGGAAGCGGTAGAAGTGCCGGCATTACTTTTGGACAGTCAACGCATGAACCAAATTATTTATAATTTGCTTACTAATGCGTTGCGCCATACGCCTCCTGGCGGGCGGGTGACGGTGGCTGTGCGGCAAGAAGAAAGGGATGTGCTTTTAGCCGTTAGTGATACAGGGGAGGGGATAGCGCCGGAGCATCTTCCGTATATTTTCGAGCATTTTTACCGGGTGGACGCTTCTAGAGACCGCCGCAGCGGCGGTTCCGGCATTGGTCTGGCCATCGTGCGTCGCTTGGTGGAAGCCCAGGGTGGCAAAGTGACGGTGCAAAGCCGTTTAGGTGAAGGCAGCTGCTTTGAAGTTCGTTTTAAAAGGAGAGAGTAACTTCTAAAAAAATACTAACCCTCTGTCGTACCCTCCCTTTACTCCTTCTACTCTTGTTTAAAGTTTGCACCTCGTACTCTTTTTTCTTTTCTTCTTGTATGTGCGAAAGATGTCACAATTTCTTCATCGTTTCTTCAAATTCTTTCGTTATACTGAAGATGAAGAAAAGAAAGGAGGCGCTTCGTATGTGGATGCATGGATTTGGCGGAGGACCTTTTGGATATTTAGGGATGGGCATTGGCATGCTGATGCATGTGCTGGTGCTGGCGGTGCTGGTACTGTTTGCAGTGTGGCTGTTCCGCTCGCTGAAGGGCGGCTCGGTTACTAAGCATGAAGAAGCGCCGGTTAACGCGCTGGAAGTGCTCAAGCTTCGTTTGGCCAAAGGCGAAATCACTTTGGAAGAGTACCGTGAACGAAAAGAAGAATTAGAAAAGGTATAGTCGTTGTAAGTGTATAAGGGGTCCGCGCCATACGGCGCGGACCTTCTTTTATTGTGGACAATGTCATGAGAACAACAAATTATTAACAAAACGTATATTGTGTTACTGTAAAATATCAGCTATACTATGTTCTAACATGAACATAACAAGGAAAGGAAGGCAGAAGGATGACGCAGAAGCGATGCATGGCGTATTTGGGACCGGAAGGAACCTATAGTGAGGAAGTAGCTCGATTTTTAGCAAAAGACGAATGGCAGTTACAAGGATTTCCAAGTATCGAAGATGCTATGTGGGCTGTGGCTCAAGGCGAAGCGGATTGCTGTGTCGTTCCTTTTGAAAACTCCTGGGAAGGCTCGGTTAATGTGACCTTGGATTTGCTGGTGCATGAAATGGATTTATTTATCCAGCAGGATGTGCGCTGGCCAATTCGTCATGATCTTTGGGTAGCGCAGAATTGTGAGAAACCAAACAGCATCTTGTCGCATCCTCAGGCGTTGGCGCAGTGCAGGGCTTTTTTAGGACGAAAGTATCCGCAGGCGGCTAGAATTCCTGTGGTCAGCACTGCAGAGGCAGCGCGGCGCGTTGCTTCCGGTGACGGCGATGCGGCCATTGGCAGCTCGCTTTTAGGCGAATTATATGGTTTGAAGTTGCTGGAGCGAAGTATTCAGGATGATGAAGGAAATTGTACGCGCTTTGTGCTTTTGGTGAAGAAACCGGTTTCTTGCAAAGGCGAATCAGTGCAGACTTCTTTGATTTGCCGTATTGACGGCGAAAAACCAGGCAGGCTGTATGAGCTTTTAGCGGAATTCGCTAAAAGAGAAGTTAATTTAACGCGTATTGAGTCGCGTCCGGCGCGAACCAAAATGGGAGAATATGTTTTCTTAATGGATATCGACGGAGATGCGGCGCAGCCGAAAATTGCCGAGGCTATTCAAGCGGTGCGGCAGCGTTGTGTTTGGATGAAGAATTTGGGTTCCTATGCAGTGCATTATGAGGTAACCCAATAAAGAATCTACATAAAAAGTGGTGTGTTATCGCGGAGACAGGCCGTGATGAATAGGGAATGAAAGGGGATAAGGGTATATGCGAGGAATGGACACGAAAGATCGGATTATGTATGTGGCGATGGATCTGATTTCCGCCAAAGGATTTCGGGCTGTAACCATCAAGGAAGTGGCGGCAGGCGCTGGCGTTAGCGAGATGACGGTGTTTCGCAAATTTACCAGCAAAAAAAATATGTTGATGGAGGCTTTTGATCGTTTTTCGGTTTCCTTTCCGTTTCAGGAAATCTTCCATGATCAATTGACAGGCAATCCGGATATTGATTTAATGAATATCTGCAAGGCCCATTATAAACACCTGGAACATAATCGTCGTCTGATGAATATCTTTTTGAAAGAAGATAATAATATTCCCGAGCTGCGGGCGAAGATCCGGCAGTTTCCTGTGGAAATGAAAAAACACTTGATTGCCTATTTCGAGCAAATGCAGAAAGAAGGAAAGCTGCCCAAGGATAATGCAGAGCTGCAGTACAATAGCTTTTCTACTGTCGCGGTAGGGCAATTCTGGTGGCGCATGTTTATCAACGACAACCCGGCAGAGCAGGTTCTGGACAGCGACGTCAATACGGTCTTAGAATACTCTGTACGCGCCTTTTTGCACGGCCTGAAGGCTCAGTAAGAGATAAGAAGAAAGCCGGTTTTGCAAGAACATTGTTCCTTGTAAAGCCGGCTTTTTGCTGTTGGATAATAAATTGGAGAGACGTTGCTATCGAACCGCGAAATACCCGAAAGGGGATTTTAAGCCTAGGAGCTTTGGTATAAGCGGTGGCATAACTGTATTTATCCTTACTAAGGGTCGTATTTAAGCGTTAAGATAGGTATAATAGAGAAAAGACAGTGATAGCAGGAGGAACTACAATGAATCTTAAGATAGGCATTTTAGGGTTGGCTTT includes these proteins:
- a CDS encoding LytR/AlgR family response regulator transcription factor, with amino-acid sequence MRYKVVIVDDEAPICDEIEYLLKQYVDMEISAKFSRAPDALAYLVEHSIDILFLDIQMPGLSGLELAQKLKQLSQPPLIVFVTAFAEHALEAFSTSAVGYLTKPIEEDRLDEVLRKIRSFALRGNGEAQPALCRICVLEKGNIVPLAPKDIVFVQVNEKDVFVHTAENKHLCPLSLKEVEELLEKQSFMRVHRQYLVNLAEIREIVPWFHSSFMLRMKNGHEVPVSRNKAKALKQTLGF
- a CDS encoding DUF6803 family protein, coding for MSMTHYMELLAASQPWNLIIYMVIPVALAEALVAMEFVLLFSQRYEGTLRQVHKIAGIVLGVYFFGIMAQLGTQVLPNLAWRGPADVLAVGSYLLAGVPLVAIALLELGVWGGQASAREKMKYHFLLLTAFLIITHVAMVFGMVDPTIMGWQPQLDGGMMQHGQHHGQ
- a CDS encoding response regulator transcription factor — encoded protein: MRVLLVDDDQKLLELLSAYFLKNGFAVLEATNGPEALELALREAPDLIVLDLMLPGLDGWEVCRSLRKTSDVPILMLTARDEEADRLIGLELGADDYVTKPFSPREVVARAKAILRRSRREMPTENELRQGPLVMLTEQHRALLHGKELELTPTEYKLLETLASRPGRVFSRLQLVEQVQGYAFEGYERTVDAHVKNLRRKLGEEQQLVQTVYGVGYKWSSETE
- a CDS encoding sensor histidine kinase — encoded protein: MNSIRYRIAGLVFLSITVTVVILVFLANYQMMLHFETYLSMQGLHGGGQEEAYLNNIHDSLFWVGAVMVFFGLGFSFFLAKGITEPLRRLGKAAEGIADGRYGETVPVEQKDEIGQLAETFNHMSLSLKEAVQLRQRFLADVAHELRTPLAVIQGNLEGMLDGIVPTDEKTLSSLREEALHLNRLIQDLRELSLAETGQLPLVKEEVKLHVLAARAAGMLQPLAEEKQVVLQAEAVEVPALLLDSQRMNQIIYNLLTNALRHTPPGGRVTVAVRQEERDVLLAVSDTGEGIAPEHLPYIFEHFYRVDASRDRRSGGSGIGLAIVRRLVEAQGGKVTVQSRLGEGSCFEVRFKRRE
- a CDS encoding SHOCT domain-containing protein — protein: MWMHGFGGGPFGYLGMGIGMLMHVLVLAVLVLFAVWLFRSLKGGSVTKHEEAPVNALEVLKLRLAKGEITLEEYRERKEELEKV
- the pheA gene encoding prephenate dehydratase, with the translated sequence MTQKRCMAYLGPEGTYSEEVARFLAKDEWQLQGFPSIEDAMWAVAQGEADCCVVPFENSWEGSVNVTLDLLVHEMDLFIQQDVRWPIRHDLWVAQNCEKPNSILSHPQALAQCRAFLGRKYPQAARIPVVSTAEAARRVASGDGDAAIGSSLLGELYGLKLLERSIQDDEGNCTRFVLLVKKPVSCKGESVQTSLICRIDGEKPGRLYELLAEFAKREVNLTRIESRPARTKMGEYVFLMDIDGDAAQPKIAEAIQAVRQRCVWMKNLGSYAVHYEVTQ
- a CDS encoding TetR/AcrR family transcriptional regulator — encoded protein: MRGMDTKDRIMYVAMDLISAKGFRAVTIKEVAAGAGVSEMTVFRKFTSKKNMLMEAFDRFSVSFPFQEIFHDQLTGNPDIDLMNICKAHYKHLEHNRRLMNIFLKEDNNIPELRAKIRQFPVEMKKHLIAYFEQMQKEGKLPKDNAELQYNSFSTVAVGQFWWRMFINDNPAEQVLDSDVNTVLEYSVRAFLHGLKAQ